In Haliotis asinina isolate JCU_RB_2024 chromosome 16, JCU_Hal_asi_v2, whole genome shotgun sequence, the following are encoded in one genomic region:
- the LOC137268605 gene encoding uncharacterized protein — MIFTCQLVYKFGTYCYDIMFLLVFLLFVTAAVPVDRPEILESYGDHRFIESNKDGETMDEISFVDQRTFRKDLTRSWDGSVMIAPGLDKLHKRLYGNGKEEFSDVNINIDVRSSRIDPAEAPSTFIASDYKQRMKRKAHLALGRNVNTPTVEEMDVTTLEKSHKKGNTPLPSEPFHEVNVAPTDTQATLYDYEHTKLKEVQNLEFDPWVFEEEIGMDPYNCFTRLSFSKTAIQEYTVQISDDTRLSNIDINIMNYSIPTGSADSVAELYVERQFMEDDDEDDVSEDSSFLAREVEYAPAMLAPPSVDCHLLMPYNRQWIKLVSACPYSWHNKTIERLCVPQYETANDNTIDMLNLPVQDQYGVVYRNIFCAKCNQALNTQAWDVVVLCDGVSSFFFIDGNVLMTLMPTLAAARHCRQTLWPQQPEKVETCLTTRHQTRKRRANHGNRNSDETVTYPVSFSVLMNFGFDGKTHILFSTTHEEVSNGNMNRCPEPNQVYDSRYNQCREVVCPAYYKLVDDKCLRDVNAGPALVDKSLPNVQTLTHLPDIAVITLMVNVTYSNLLALISPDFKSIMVEGMAALLNISSERIQNITIDMANASISEPDVAVQTLDDKPVLEPKEPETSKKLVFDNTSFEEANETSQTKLGASEPSPGSPEVANAKTEPDLPEPIAASADDNGDGSVRNFKKEKTKEETGEEAKTEPSLHAKRHTTPTTQPKGGFDIEKTITLKIEFLLLPPRSSRLQEGTVSSVKEKMNSLFNQKKFTLSLNGTEVTVVNMVHSDHPNLKSTFCSRGRMQFFFADQIDIINAVDRSGNNTITHVFVKSTNSIYGPGKFDLTLWVAGNVGSDANLTDAMGYAFVCVMPRISNRGCGRFKISEDKYILLRNKSIILGERLYNMTEYEYLDESSGIIETCVPKSILQSQSNNDSYLFVQGCDMGFERFIEAEAYMTAVLGRISIVALAIVLLTYGLFPKLRNLPGVNTMNLTLALLIAESIFITGEGRAALPLVCSVVAILLHYFFLASFFWMNVMSYDVFRTFANKIYVLPQIREKRKYLGKYMLYSWGSPAIIVTICVILHFSKIIPGVEIGYGSHVYEPEPEDFSVNITSEDSNSTEDDVDNVESLGCWIQNPIASLTAFGAPIVIIFLLNSCLFVKTILCIRKTAKFTNDHTRRSSVNRRNGRNDVMLYVRMSTVMGFTWIFGLASSIVSAFFTPPTVVVCYTEHILGLLFVTFNCSQGLFIFFAFVTKRRVFHLYKGLWVRLKHRIKLWKNIRRKGSTSGSQSSSSTTSSTTTVSAIS, encoded by the coding sequence ATGATATTCACCTGTCAGCTCGTCTATAAGTTTGGGACATATTGTTATGACATCATGTTTCTGTTAGTCTTCTTGCTGTTTGTTACAGCAGCGGTTCCAGTTGACAGACCGGAAATTCTCGAAAGTTATGGGGATCATCGTTTTATAGAATCTAACAAGGATGGAGAAACGATGGATGAAATTTCCTTCGTTGATCAAAGAACCTTTAGAAAGGACCTTACACGATCTTGGGATGGATCTGTCATGATTGCACCCGGACTTGACAAATTACACAAAAGGCTTTACGGAAATGGGAAAGAAGAGTTCAGTGATGTGAATATAAATATTGATGTGAGGTCTTCAAGAATAGATCCAGCAGAGGCTCCATCCACGTTCATCGCATCTGACTATAAGCAGCGGATGAAAAGGAAAGCCCATTTAGCGCTTGGAAGGAATGTCAACACCCCCACTGTGGAAGAGATGGATGTGACTACTCTggagaaatctcataaaaaagGTAATACACCCTTACCCTCAGAACCCTTTCATGAAGTGAATGTTGCCCCCACAGACACACAGGCTACGTTATATGACTATGAACATACAAAGCTGAAGGAAGTTCAAAACCTTGAATTTGATCCTTGGGTTTTTGAAGAGGAAATTGGAATGGATCCTTATAACTGTTTCACACGTCTGTCCTTTTCTAAAACGGCTATTCAGGAATATACTGTCCAAATAAGCGACGACACACGTCTCTCGAACATAGATATAAACATCATGAACTACTCTATACCAACTGGCAGTGCAGATTCTGTAGCTGAGCTTTATGTAGAGAGACAGTTTATGGAGGATGATGACGAGGATGACGTCTCTGAGGATTCCAGTTTCCTTGCCAGAGAAGTCGAGTATGCTCCTGCAATGTTAGCTCCTCCTTCAGTTGACTGCCACTTGCTAATGCCTTACAACAGACAGTGGATAAAACTTGTATCGGCATGTCCTTATTCCTGGCATAATAAAACTATAGAACGTCTTTGTGTGCCTCAGTATGAAACTGCGAATGATAATACCATAGACATGTTAAACCTTCCAGTTCAAGACCAGTATGGTGTAGTGTACAGAAACATATTCTGTGCCAAGTGCAATCAGGCACTGAACACACAGGCTTGGGATGTGGTTGTTCTATGTGATGGAGTGTCATCGTTTTTCTTCATCGATGGTAATGTTCTGATGACTCTTATGCCCACCTTGGCAGCTGCAAGACACTGTAGACAAACACTGTGGCCACAACAACCAGAGAAAGTGGAAACATGTTTAACGACAAGGCATCAAACTCGAAAGAGGAGGGCAAACCACGGGAATAGAAACAGTGATGAAACGGTTACCTACCCAGTGTCATTTTCGGTTCTTATGAATTTCGGGTTTGATGGTAAGACTCATATTTTGTTTAGCACAACTCATGAAGAAGTGAGCAATGGCAATATGAATAGATGTCCTGAACCAAATCAAGTTTACGATTCTAGGTACAATCAGTGTCGAGAAGTGGTATGTCCGGCTTACTACAAGCTGGTGGATGACAAATGTCTCAGGGATGTGAATGCAGGACCTGCGTTAGTGGATAAGAGTTTGCCCAATGTCCAGACTCTCACTCATCtccctgatattgctgtgatTACCCTGATGGTAAACGTCACTTACAGCAACCTTCTGGCATTGATTTCTCCTGACTTCAAATCCATAATGGTAGAAGGTATGGCCGCCTTGCTGAATATTAGTTCAGAAAGAATTCAGAATATAACGATAGACATGGCAAACGCGTCCATCTCCGAGCCCGATGTTGCTGTTCAGACTCTTGATGATAAACCTGTCCTCGAGCCTAAGGAGCCAGAAACAAGCAAAAAGCTGGTTTTTGATAACACGTCTTTCGAGGAAGCGAATGAAACATCCCAGACAAAGCTGGGTGCTTCTGAACCAAGTCCTGGTTCACCAGAAGTTGCTAATGCTAAGACTGAGCCAGATCTACCTGAACCGATTGCTGCTAGTGctgatgataatggtgatggCAGTGTCAGAaactttaaaaaagaaaaaactaAAGAGGAAACTGGAGAAGAAGCAAAGACGGAACCATCACTTCACGCCAAGAGACACACAACTCCTACTACACAACCAAAAGGTGGCTTTGACATTGAGAAGACTATAACTCTGAAAATTGAATTCCTGCTTCTTCCACCAAGATCCTCAAGACTACAAGAAGGGACAGTGTCAAGTGTAAAAGAGAAAATGAACAGTCTTTTTAATCAGAAGAAGTTTACGCTTTCCCTGAATGGAACTGAAGTGACTGTTGTAAACATGGTTCATTCGGATCATCCTAACCTTAAGAGTACATTCTGCAGCAGGGGGCGAATGCAGTTTTTCTTCGCAGATCAGATTGATATCATCAATGCTGTGGACCGATCAGGCAATAACACAATCACTCACGTCTTTGTCAAATCTACCAACAGTATATATGGTCCAGGAAAGTTTGATCTGACTTTGTGGGTGGCAGGCAACGTTGGATCTGATGCTAATCTCACAGACGCTATGGGTTATGCATTTGTATGCGTCATGCCAAGGATATCAAACAGAGGGTGTGGCAGGTTTAAAATTTCTGAGGACAAGTACATTTTATTGCGTAACAAGTCAATTATACTCGGAGAAAGATTGTACAATATGACCGAATATGAATATCTTGATGAGTCAAGTGGAATCATTGAGACGTGTGTGCCAAAGTCAATACTACAATCACAGTCAAATAACGACTCCTATCTTTTTGTCCAAGGCTGTGACATGGGTTTTGAAAGATTCATCGAAGCAGAAGCTTACATGACAGCAGTGTTGGGAAGGATTTCTATCGTAGCTTTGGCTATAGTCCTATTGACTTATGGTCTGTTTCCGAAACTCCGGAATCTCCCAGGCGTCAATACTATGAACCTTACTCTTGCACTGCTGATAGCCGAGAGTATATTCATTACCGGGGAAGGAAGAGCAGCGTTGCCTCTGGTGTGCAGTGTTGTTGCGATTCTTCTTCATTATTTCTTCCTCGCCTCATTCTTCTGGATGAACGTGATGTCCTATGATGTATTCCGCACATTTGCTAACAAAATCTACGTTCTTCCCCAGATACGAGAAAAGAGGAAATATCTTGGTAAATATATGCTGTATTCGTGGGGTTCTCCGGCGATTATTGTCACCATCTGTGTGATTTTACACTTCTCTAAAATCATACCAGGTGTGGAAATTGGATATGGAAGTCATGTCTATGAACCCGAACCTGAAGATTTTAGCGTAAACATTACTTCAGAAGATTCGAACTCAACAGAGGATGATGTAGATAACGTTGAGTCCCTTGGCTGCTGGATACAGAATCCAATTGCCTCCCTGACAGCATTTGGGGCCCCTATTGTAATCATATTTCTGTTAAATAGTTGCCTCTTCGTGAAGACTATTCTTTGTATCAGGAAAACTGCTAAATTCACAAATGATCACACAAGAAGATCCTCGGTGAACCGACGTAATGGCCGCAATGACGTCATGTTGTATGTACGCATGTCTACAGTCATGGGATTCACATGGATCTTTGGACTGGCTTCCTCTATTGTCAGCGCCTTCTTCACTCCACCCACAGTCGTTGTTTGTTACACAGAACACATTCTTGGTCTCCTCTTCGTAACTTTCAACTGTTCCCAAGGTCTCTTCATTTTCTTTGCCTTTGTCACCAAGAGACGTGTATTCCACCTGTATAAGGGACTCTGGGTCCGCCTTAAGCATAGGATCAAGTTATGGAAGAATATTAGACGGAAAGGAAGCACTTCAGGGTCTCAATCTTCATCATCGACCACATCATCAACAACTACTGTTTCAGCTATCAGCTAG
- the LOC137267824 gene encoding A-kinase anchor protein 5-like: protein MTRQACQPAANKPVNHQQDKSVNHQQDKPVNQQQDKSVNHQQDTSVNHQQDKPVNQQQNKPVNHQQDKSVNHQQDKPVNHQQDKSVNHQQDKSVNHQQDKSVNHQQDTSVNHQQDTSVNHQQDTSVNHQQDNREYV, encoded by the exons ATGA CAAGACAAGCCTGTCAACCAGCAGCAAACAAGCCTGTCAACCACCAGCAAGACAAGTCTGTCAATCACCAGCAAGACAAGCCTGTCAACCAGCAGCAAGACAAGTCTGTCAACCACCAGCAAGACACGTCTGTCAACCACCAGCAAGACAAGCCTGTCAACCAGCAGCAAAACAAGCCTGTCAACCACCAGCAAGACAAGTCTGTCAACCACCAGCAAGACAAGCCTGTCAACCACCAGCAAGACAAGTCTGTCAACCACCAGCAAGACAAGTCTGTCAACCACCAGCAAGACAAGTCTGTCAACCACCAGCAAGACACGTCTGTCAACCACCAGCAAGACACGTCTGTCAACCATCAGCAAGACACGTCTGTCAACCACCAGCAAGACAACCGTGAGTATGTATAG